DNA from Streptomyces luteogriseus:
CCTTGGTGATCATGCGTTCGGCGTCCAGGATCTGCTTCGACTGGTAGGCCTCGGACTTACGGTCCATGGTGACGTCGTGCGAGACCGTGTGGTCGCAGAGCCGGTGCCCGGCCGCCACCACCGCCTTGACCAGGTCCGGATGGGCGCGGGCCTGCGTGCCCACCATGCAGAACGTGGCCTTCACACCGTTGTCGCGCAGCACCCGCAGCACCTCGGGGGTCCAGGCGGGGTCCGGTCCGTCGTCGATGGTGATGTTGACGCCTCGGGCACCGGCGTCCGAGGCGTGCACGATGCCCGCCGGCACGGGCGCAGCCTTGCGGCCCTGCGACTGGGCGGGAGGCGCCGAGACGCCCTGGGCGGGTCGCTCCTCGCCGGAACCGATCCGCGCGTTCCAGAGCGAGCTCAGCCCGGCCACCGCTGTCACCCCGAGCGCCGCCGCCAGCACTTTGGCGTACCAACCCCGCCCGCCACTTCGCACCATGTCTTCTGTTCCTTCGCCGTCGCCGTGGAGCCCGTGCATACGGCAAGAGGGCTGAAGGCGGCCGGCGGATCCGTCTGTTACGGATCACGGACAATCCTGCTGCTCGGCGGTGTCCGGACGGCCCGCTCGACGCACTCGCGCCGGGCCCGCGCACGCCCTCTCGATCCTGGTGCGGACGGCCGGAACCGTGGTGTCCGCGTGTTCCTGCATCGACGTCAGATGGTCGCCGGGGACGTCCAGGACGTCGTGTGCCCACGGCCAGGACGCACGCCAGTCGCAGCCGTCCAGCCGTCCAGCCGTCCGCGGAGGCGGGCGTCGCGGACGTGGGGTGCGACGCCCGGTGGAGCAGCGTCGGCGCCGTGACCGGCTCGGGGTGCCGGCCGCGGAAGACGCGGTCGCAGGCCCCCATCGCCGCCGGTGCCCTGTCGCCGTCCCCGCTGAAGAGGGGCCGCCCCGACTCCCGCGGCGGGGGAGCGGCCGGGCACAGCAGCCAGTCCTCGCCGTGGCCGTGCGGCGTGATGGGCAGGCGTCCAGCAGGACGAGGCCCACCGGTGCCCGGCCCGTCCCCTCCAGGCGGTGGGCCACCAGGTGCGTCCCGTCGCCACCCGAGGACCGGCCCACGAGCACGAGGGGGCCATCGCCGACATGAGCCGGGGCGTGCTCCGCCTGTCGGCTGACCGGGGCGTCGGACAACTGGCCGAGCGGGTGGCGGGCCGGTCTCCGGCCGTGCGGTGCTCGAACACCAGGGCCTCCGACAGCCGGAGCCCCGGTGCCGTGCTCGGCCGGTTGCGGATCTGCACCGCGGTCAGGGAGTCGAAGCCCGGCTCGGCGAGGGAGCGGTCGCCCGGGAGGGCGTCGGCGTCCGGATGGCCGAGCACCGCGGACACGTCCGCACGCAACAGCTCCTCGCCCGCTGACTGCCGGGCATCCGCCGACTGCCGGGCGTCCGTCGGCAGCTGGGCATCCGCCGGCTGCCGGGCGCCCGCTGACTGCCGGGCGTCCGTCGGCAGCCGGGCGTCCGTCGGCAGCCGGGCGTCCGCCGACTGCCGGTCGTCCATCGAATGCCGGTCCAGCCGCGCACACCGGGCTCCCGGCTCCGGCGACTGCCCGGCCCGCGCCGGAGGGATCGGTCCGCCCCCGTCGCCGCGCTCGGCGCCCACCCACTCGTCAGCCGTGCGAACGACGCTTCAGGTCAGTACACCTAGGACGCTTCAGGTCAGTACACCTAGTCGGTCTCGCGCTCCAGGACGCGGCGGGCCGCCTCGGCCTCAGCCGCCGGCGGCGACAGTTCGTCGAGGGTGTCGAGCTCGTCGTCCGCCTCCAGTTCCCGTTCCCAGGCCGCCGCGAGGCGCTCCTGCTCCTGGCGCGGCCTGGCGCCGACCGCCTCGCGGTGCTCCGGGTCCAGAGCTGTCAGGAATCGTCCGAGCGGGTCCGAGGGCATGCGGGGCTCCTTGTCGTATGGAGGGATGCCAGACAGCCCCAGCATGGCCGAATCATGGCGCCCCGGCCGCTCGACACAGCCGGGAAACACCGCGTCGGCCCCTCGGCCCCAGGCCTGCTCGGTCAGAGGTCGAACTCGTGCGGCGGCAGGTCGAGGGCGTAGCACGCCTCGCGGACCACCGCCTGCTCGTCCTTGTCGAAGTCGCCGTCGGCGCCGCCGATGACGATGCCGATCTGGACGACGGCCCGCGCTTCCGCCGGCTTCTTCTTCGCCTTGGCGATCTCCTGCATGACGCTCACCTTGCCGAAGTCGAAGTCGGCGGCCAGCTTGTCGAGGTTGTTCTCGAAGCGGCGGCGCAGATCGTCGGCGCGGAAGTTCTGCAACACCTCGTTGGTGGCGATGAGCCGGGCTACGCGCTGCCGTTCGGCCGGGTCCACCGTGCCGTCGGCGGCGGCCACCAGGGCGCACATGGCCATACTGGAGTCGCGGAAGGCTCCGCTCTTCAGGTCGTTCTTCCTCGCGATCAGCTGGGTCTGCGTCGTCGAGGCGGATTCCTTGAGGCGGTCCCACAGGGCCATGAGAACTCCATGAGGGTCGGTAGCTTCTACAGTGCTGTAGCAGCTAGCAGCTAGCAGTCCTTGTCCACGAGAGCCCGACTTTCCCGGTACCGACTTTCCCGGTACCGATGCACGGCAGTTGCGTCCGGGCGGCAGCCCGGCAGAACGGAGACCCGCCATGACCAGCTCGTTCCGCCCTGACTTCGGGCTCACCGCGCAGGACTACGGCCGTCACCGCGCCGGATTCCCCCCGCAGCTCGTCTCGCACCTGTACCGGCACGGCATCGCCTTCCCCGGCAGGGACGTGCTCGACGTCGGGACCGGCCCCGGCGCCTTGGCCCGGCTGTTGGCGCAGGCAGGGGCGCGGGTGACCGGCCTGGACCCGGCGGAGCCATTGCTCGAACAGGCCCGGCGGCTCGACAAGGAAGCCGGGGTGGAGACCGACTACCGGGTGGGCACTGCGGAAGCGACAGGGCTGCCGGACGCGTCGTACGACGTGGTGACGGCCGGTCAGTGCTGGCACTGGTTCGACGCACCGGAGGCCGGGGCCGAGACGCGGCGGCTGCTGCGCCCCGGCGGCCGGGTGGTCATCGCCCACTTCGACTGGCTGCCCCTGCCGGGCAACGTGGTCGAGGCGACCGAGGAACTGATCCTCTCCTTCAACCCGGCCTGGACGTTGGGCGGCGGCACCGGCCTGTACCCGCGCTGGCTGACCGACCTTGCAGGCTCGGGCTTCACCGGCATCGAGACCTTCTCCTTCGATCTGGAGGTGCCGTACCCGCCCGATGCGTGGCGGGGCCGGATCCGGGCCAGCGCCGGGGTCGGCGCCGCCCTGCCGCCGGACGAGGTGGATCGCTTCGACGCGGCTCTCGGCCGGGTGCTGCGCGACCGTTTCCCCGGCGAGGTCCTCCAAATCCCGCACCGCACCTGGGCCGTGGTGGCGACAAGGGGTGCGAACTGACGCGCACGCGAGGCGCCCGCCCCCGCTGACCGGCGGCACTCGGTGGCCCCGGAGTGCGGCGTGACTCCTGTTCGGCCTGTCGGACATTGTTCGAAACCTCTTGACGCTGCCCCGGGCGTCGCTGAGACTCTCGCCACACACTTCACCTGCGTGTAACGGCAGGCCCACGGCAAGGACTTGCCGTCGCCTCGTCGGCCGCTCGTCCCTTCCGCTCCGCCTTGTCCGTCATCAGCCATGCCTCAGCAGGGAACCTCGACATGACGCACGTCGCACGCCTTCGCAGCCGCGCGAGACGCCGGGCGGGTCATCTCGCCGGACTGACCGCCGCGTCGATGCTGCTCACCCTCGCCGGACCCACCGCTTCCGCGCATGCCGCCCCGGGGGCACCGGCGGCCGAAACCGTGGACCTCACCGAGGGTTTGGCCCTCTGGTACAAGCTCGACGCAGCCTCGGGCGGCACCGCCACCGACGCCTCCGGCAACGGCCGGAACGGCACGGTCAACGGCACCGCCGACTGGTCCCCCTCCGGTCAGGGGCTCGCCTTCAACGGATCGGACACCTACATCAAGGTGCCGGACGACGTCATGAAGGGCATGAACGCGATCACCGTCTCCATGGACGTACTGATCGACTCGGCCCAGAGCACGCCCTACTTCCTCTACGGCTTCGGCAACACCAGCGCGGGCACGGGCAACGGCTATCTGTTCACCACCGGGAACTCCTTCCGCACCTCCGTGGCGACGGGCAACTGGTCGACCGAGCAGACCACCAAGCCGTCCGACTCACACAACCTGACCCGCGGCGTGTGGAAGCACGTCACCTACGCCCAGACCGGCTCCACGGGCGTGCTGTACGAGGACGGCGTCGAGGTCGGCCGCAACACCTCCGTCACCACCACGCCCGGCGCCATCGGCTCCGGCAGCACCAAGGCCAACTACGTCGGCAAGTCCGTCTACGACGGCGACAAGCTCTTCAAGGGCCGGATACGCGACTTCCGGGTGTACGACAGGGCCCTGGACGGCTCGGAGGTCGAGCAGCTCTCCCTCCCCGTCGCCACACAGGGCGTCGCCGACGACAAGGACGCCCTCAGCCTCGGCGACACCCGCGGCATCACCTCGGACCTGGACCTGCCCAAGGTCGGCCCGGCCGGCGGCTCCACCATCGGCTGGGACAGCGACAACCCGTCCGTGGTCTCCGCCACCGGCAAGGTCACCCGCCCCGAGGCCGGCTCACCCGACGGCCACGCCACCCTCACGGCGACCCTGAGGAAGGGCACCGTGACCGGCACCAAGACCTTCGACGTCACGGTCCGGCCCGCACTCGACGACACGGCCGCCGTCCGGCAGGCCGCCGACGCGCTCACGGTCCACAACCTCGACGACGCCCGCGGCAACCTCACCCTCCCCGGGAGCGGTGCCCTCGGCACGTCCGTCACCTGGTCCTCCGCGAAGCCCGACACCGTCTCCGCCGATGGCGAGGTCCACCGCCCCGCGCACGGCGACGGCGCCACCACCGTCGAACTGACCGCCACCGTCACCAAGGGCGAGGCGAAGGCCACCCGCGTCATGACGGCCCAGGTGCCCGAACTCCCCGCCGAGGCGGCCCTCGAGGGCTACATGTTCAGCTACTTCACCGGCGAGGGCACCTCCGACGGCGAACAGCTCTACGCCGCCCTCAGCAAGGGCAACGACCCGCTGCACTGGCGCGAACTGAACGACGGCAAGCCGGTCCTCACCTCCACGCTCGGCGAGAAGGGCCTGCGCGACCCGTTCATCATCCGCTCCCCGGAGGGCGACAAGTTCTACCAGATCGCCACCGACCTCAGGATCTACGGCAACGGCGACTGGGACGCCTCCCAGCGCACCGGCAGCAAGTCCATCATGGTCTGGGAGTCCACCGACCTGGTGCACTGGACGAACCAGCGCCTGGTCAAGGTCTCACCCGACAGCGCCGGCAACACCTGGGCGCCGGAGGCCTTCTACGACGCCGAGCGCGGCGAGTACGTCGTCTTCTGGGCGTCGAAGCTGTACGACAACGCCGACCACTCCGGCGACACGTACAACCGCATGATGTACGCCACCACCCGCGACTTCCACACCTTCAGCGAGCCCAAGGTCTGGATCGACCGCGGCTACTCGGTCATCGACTCCACGATGATCCGGCACGACGGCACGTACTACCGCCTGTCGAAGGACGAGCGGAACAACAGCTCCTCCACCCCCAACAGCAAGTTCATCTTCGAGGAGAAGAGCGACTCGATCCTCAACCCGTCCTGGACCCCGGTCGCCGAGGGCATCGGCAAGGGCGCGATGAACGCCGCCGAGGGACCGCTGGTGTTCAAGTCCAACACCGAGAAGAAGTGGTACGCGTTCCTCGACGAGTTCGGCGGCCGCGGCTACATCCCGTTCGAGACGACCGACCTCGACTCCGGCACCTGGACCCCCTCCACCGGCTACGACCTGCCCGCCAAGCCCCGCCACGGCACAGTGCTGCCGGTCACCCAGGCCGAGTACGACCGGCTGCTGCGCGCCTACCAGCCCGACCAGATCGTGAAGAGCGTCGAGGACGTCTCCGTGAAGACCGGCATCGGCCGGGCGCCGGTGCTGCCGGCCACGGTGATCGCCGAGTACGCCGACGGCGCCGAGCGGCCCGTCGCGGTCACCTGGGAGGACGTACCGGCGTCGAAGTACGCCCAGGCCGGCACCTTCACCGTGACCGGCAGCCTGGACGGCGCCGCGATCCCGGTCCGGGCCGAGGTCACCGTGTCCGACGAGGGGCCGGGCGCCCCGGCCGGCCTGCTGCTGCACTACGACTTCGACGAGACGGGCGGCACCATCGCTCGTGACTCCAGCGGACACGGCTTCCACGGCACCTATGCGCGCACGCCCGAGTTCGGCACCGGTGTCCACGGCGGTTCGTTCAAGATGTCCGGCGGCTCCGACTCGCCGTACGTGAAGATCCCGAACGGTGTGCTGAAGAACGCCGGCAGCGTGACCGTGTCGACGTACGCCAAGTGGAAGGGCGGCAGCAGCTTCCAGTGGCTCTTCGGGCTCGGTCCCGACAGTGACACGTACCTCTTCGCCACCCCCTCCAACGGCGGGTCCAGCCTCTACTCGGCCATCACGAAGGCGAGTTGGTCGGCGGAGTCGAAGCTGACAGCGGGCTCACAGCTCACCCCTGGCCAATGGCGGCACGTCACCGTGACGCTGGACGGCGCCACCGGCACGATGGTCCTCTACGCCGACGGCATCGAGGCGGCCCGCACCACGACCACCGTCAAGCCGTCCGAGCTGTACAGCGCGGCCAAGGACCACAGCGGCTTCATCGGCCGCTCCCTGTACGCCGCCGACCCGTACTTCGGCGGCGAGGTCGACGACTTCCGCATCTACGACCGTGCCCTCACGGGCGCCGAGGTCATGGAGCTCAGCGGTAACACGACGGGCATCGCCAAGGCGGCCCACCCGGCGCTCAAGGTCGACGCGCTCGTCGACAACGCGGGCGGCACGATCACCCTGCCGATGAAGGCGGGCACCGATCTCACCGCGCTGGCACCGGAGTTCACTCTCGCCGAGGGCGCGTCGATCAGCCCCGCCTCCGGCAGCGCGCACGACTTCACCGAGCCCGTCACGTACGAGGTCACCGGGTCGGACGGCAAGAAGCGCACCTGGAAGGTCTCCGCGCTGATCATGAAGACCCCGGTCCTGCCGGGCTTGAACGCCGACCCGAACATCGTGCGCTTCGGCGACACCTTCTACCTCTACCCGACGACCGACGGCTTCGAGGGCTGGAGCGGCACGCAGTTCAAGGCCTACTCCTCCACGGATCTGGTCCACTGGAAGGACCACGGCGTCATCCTCGACCTGGGGCCGGACGTCGACTGGGCGGACAGCCGCGCCTGGGCACCGGCGATGACCGAGAAGGACGGCAAGTACTACTTCTACTTCTGCGCCGACGCGAACATCGGCGTGGCCGTCTCCGACTCGCCCACCGGCCCCTTCAAGGACGCCCTGGGCAAGCCGCTGCTGAAGGCCGGTGACTTCCGCGGCCAGATGATCGACCCGGCGGTCTTCACCGACGACGACGGCAAGCAGTACCTCTACTGGGGCAACGGCCGCGCCTACGTCGTCCCACTGGGCGACGACATGACCTCCCTCGACACCTCGAAGGTCACGGACATCACCCCGAGCGGCTACAACGAGGGCACCTTCGTCATCAAACGCAAGGGCACCTACTACTTCATGTGGTCGGAGAACGACACCCGGGACGAGAACTACCGCGTCGCCTACGCGACCGGCCCCTCGCCCACCGGCCCGTGGACCAAGCGGGGCGTGATCCTGGAGAAGGACCTGTCCCTGGGCATCAAGGGCCCGGGCCACCACTCCGTCGTACACGTCCCGAACACCGACGACTGGTACATCGCCTACCACCGCTTCGCCATCCCCGGCGGTGACGGCACCCACCGCGAAACCACCGTCGACAAGCTGGAGTTCGACGCCGACGGCCTGATCGAGAAGGTCGTCCCCACCCTCTCGGGCATCGACCCGGTCACTGTCGTCCACGCCGGACCGGACACCGACGGGGCCGAGGGCGAGGCGATCACCCTCGCCGGCACCGT
Protein-coding regions in this window:
- a CDS encoding polysaccharide deacetylase family protein, with amino-acid sequence MVRSGGRGWYAKVLAAALGVTAVAGLSSLWNARIGSGEERPAQGVSAPPAQSQGRKAAPVPAGIVHASDAGARGVNITIDDGPDPAWTPEVLRVLRDNGVKATFCMVGTQARAHPDLVKAVVAAGHRLCDHTVSHDVTMDRKSEAYQSKQILDAERMITKASGGVRPLYYRAPGGAFTPYSRQLAASHGMRPLGWNIDSKDFERPGTAAMVATVKNEISNGPTLLFHDAGGDRSQTVAALREVLPWLKEQGYSFGFPVR
- a CDS encoding acyl carrier protein translates to MDDRQSADARLPTDARLPTDARQSAGARQPADAQLPTDARQSADARQSAGEELLRADVSAVLGHPDADALPGDRSLAEPGFDSLTAVQIRNRPSTAPGLRLSEALVFEHRTAGDRPATRSASCPTPRSADRRSTPRLMSAMAPSCSWAGPRVATGRTWWPTAWRGRAGHRWASSCWTPAHHAARPRRGLAAVPGRSPAAGVGAAPLQRGRRQGTGGDGGLRPRLPRPAPRAGHGADAAPPGVAPHVRDARLRGRLDGWTAATGVRPGRGHTTSWTSPATI
- a CDS encoding tellurite resistance TerB family protein produces the protein MALWDRLKESASTTQTQLIARKNDLKSGAFRDSSMAMCALVAAADGTVDPAERQRVARLIATNEVLQNFRADDLRRRFENNLDKLAADFDFGKVSVMQEIAKAKKKPAEARAVVQIGIVIGGADGDFDKDEQAVVREACYALDLPPHEFDL
- a CDS encoding class I SAM-dependent methyltransferase; this encodes MTSSFRPDFGLTAQDYGRHRAGFPPQLVSHLYRHGIAFPGRDVLDVGTGPGALARLLAQAGARVTGLDPAEPLLEQARRLDKEAGVETDYRVGTAEATGLPDASYDVVTAGQCWHWFDAPEAGAETRRLLRPGGRVVIAHFDWLPLPGNVVEATEELILSFNPAWTLGGGTGLYPRWLTDLAGSGFTGIETFSFDLEVPYPPDAWRGRIRASAGVGAALPPDEVDRFDAALGRVLRDRFPGEVLQIPHRTWAVVATRGAN
- a CDS encoding family 43 glycosylhydrolase; the encoded protein is MTHVARLRSRARRRAGHLAGLTAASMLLTLAGPTASAHAAPGAPAAETVDLTEGLALWYKLDAASGGTATDASGNGRNGTVNGTADWSPSGQGLAFNGSDTYIKVPDDVMKGMNAITVSMDVLIDSAQSTPYFLYGFGNTSAGTGNGYLFTTGNSFRTSVATGNWSTEQTTKPSDSHNLTRGVWKHVTYAQTGSTGVLYEDGVEVGRNTSVTTTPGAIGSGSTKANYVGKSVYDGDKLFKGRIRDFRVYDRALDGSEVEQLSLPVATQGVADDKDALSLGDTRGITSDLDLPKVGPAGGSTIGWDSDNPSVVSATGKVTRPEAGSPDGHATLTATLRKGTVTGTKTFDVTVRPALDDTAAVRQAADALTVHNLDDARGNLTLPGSGALGTSVTWSSAKPDTVSADGEVHRPAHGDGATTVELTATVTKGEAKATRVMTAQVPELPAEAALEGYMFSYFTGEGTSDGEQLYAALSKGNDPLHWRELNDGKPVLTSTLGEKGLRDPFIIRSPEGDKFYQIATDLRIYGNGDWDASQRTGSKSIMVWESTDLVHWTNQRLVKVSPDSAGNTWAPEAFYDAERGEYVVFWASKLYDNADHSGDTYNRMMYATTRDFHTFSEPKVWIDRGYSVIDSTMIRHDGTYYRLSKDERNNSSSTPNSKFIFEEKSDSILNPSWTPVAEGIGKGAMNAAEGPLVFKSNTEKKWYAFLDEFGGRGYIPFETTDLDSGTWTPSTGYDLPAKPRHGTVLPVTQAEYDRLLRAYQPDQIVKSVEDVSVKTGIGRAPVLPATVIAEYADGAERPVAVTWEDVPASKYAQAGTFTVTGSLDGAAIPVRAEVTVSDEGPGAPAGLLLHYDFDETGGTIARDSSGHGFHGTYARTPEFGTGVHGGSFKMSGGSDSPYVKIPNGVLKNAGSVTVSTYAKWKGGSSFQWLFGLGPDSDTYLFATPSNGGSSLYSAITKASWSAESKLTAGSQLTPGQWRHVTVTLDGATGTMVLYADGIEAARTTTTVKPSELYSAAKDHSGFIGRSLYAADPYFGGEVDDFRIYDRALTGAEVMELSGNTTGIAKAAHPALKVDALVDNAGGTITLPMKAGTDLTALAPEFTLAEGASISPASGSAHDFTEPVTYEVTGSDGKKRTWKVSALIMKTPVLPGLNADPNIVRFGDTFYLYPTTDGFEGWSGTQFKAYSSTDLVHWKDHGVILDLGPDVDWADSRAWAPAMTEKDGKYYFYFCADANIGVAVSDSPTGPFKDALGKPLLKAGDFRGQMIDPAVFTDDDGKQYLYWGNGRAYVVPLGDDMTSLDTSKVTDITPSGYNEGTFVIKRKGTYYFMWSENDTRDENYRVAYATGPSPTGPWTKRGVILEKDLSLGIKGPGHHSVVHVPNTDDWYIAYHRFAIPGGDGTHRETTVDKLEFDADGLIEKVVPTLSGIDPVTVVHAGPDTDGAEGEAITLAGTVSGAGTPKWTLQDGAPCTVADPTAARTTVTCTDDGTFRATLTGGRSADTTTVEVANAAPSITSAKGPGSPLPVGRVAAVTASFDDPGTSDNHTCKVDWKDGSRPTTGTVTGSGCRAAHVYDDAGIHRPVVTVTDDDTGTDSTTLAELIVYDRSAGPAAGAGTITSPAGACPGRPGLTGKAAFTLAAQYRKGATVPTGKATFVFGPARLTFRSTGSDWLVVNGSRAVYQGTGTVGGKNGYAFRVTATDGPDTFRIRIWKKATGDVLYDNRTGARTKGVIAVGHRK